In a genomic window of Schistocerca gregaria isolate iqSchGreg1 chromosome 5, iqSchGreg1.2, whole genome shotgun sequence:
- the LOC126272882 gene encoding uncharacterized protein LOC126272882, giving the protein METAESPLDVLSRAATMVRDNSPPRRIVGGEAVLKRGMLPAVGRVTAPRTHAQFKITGPCRSELADTPSTAQAEDSDTPLDMSTRGNGLPPPSYSEAMSAIAGHRPGHCRQMLSGECDPLIDEHFRRSLGDDYMNLYNADTKRSSRREKRKEVCDDTGADSCLSVEDHFAKALGDAWLELQAKEAKLSN; this is encoded by the coding sequence ATGGAAACCGCGGAATCACCCCTAGACGTTTTATCACGTGCGGCCACCATGGTACGAGACAATTCACCCCCACGCCGCATCGTTGGAGGAGAGGCAGTACTCAAGAGAGGTATGCTACCTGCTGTCGGCAGAGTTACAGCACCGAGAACACATGCGCAGTTCAAGATTACGGGCCCCTGCCGCAGCGAATTGGCAGACACACCGTCGACTGCACAGGCAGAGGATAGCGACACCCCCCTCGACATGTCGACGAGAGGCAATGGGCTGCCACCCCCTTCGTACAGCGAGGCAATGTCAGCAATTGCAGGGCACCGCCCAGGGCATTGTCGACAAATGCTCTCAGGCGAATGTGACCCCCTAATTGATGAGCATTTTCGCAGATCTCTAGGGGATGATTACATGAACTTGTACAATGCAGACACCAAGAGATCTTCACGCCGTGAGAAAAGAAAAGAAGTGTGCGATGATACTGGTGCTGATAGCTGCTTGTCAGTTGAAGATCATTTTGCAAAAGCTCTTGGTGATGCGTGGCTAGAACTTCAAGCCAAAGAAGCAAAACTATCCAACTGA